AGATGCGCCCAGCGCCGCACCCACTAACGCCTGCGCGGCGATCGCCAGCGAATCAAGGGCCAACGCCAGGAAGTTGAACAGCTGCAACACGATCTGATGAGCAGCCAACGCTGCGGCCCCGAATCGTGCCGCGACCGCGGCGGCCGAGACGAAGCTGGCCTGAAATGCCAGCGAGCGTGCGATGAGGTCGCGTCCCATGACCAGTTGCGCCCGCAGTACTGCGCCGTCGAGCTTGCATGACACCGGTTCGCAGTACAGGGCACGCAGGAACAACAGCGCGGCAAGCCACTGGCCCACACAGTTAGCCACCGCCGAGCCGGCAAGACCCCAGCGCGGCATGCCCAGCGCGCCGTAGACCAGCAGCGGGCACAACAGCGCCGAAAGCGCGAAGCCGGCCACCACATAACGCGGCGGCCGCGCCGTGTCCTGCACCCCGCGCAGCCATCCGTTGCCCGCCAGCGACACCAGAATTGCCGGAGCACCAAGAATGGCGACCCGCAGCCACGCCCACGCGGCTTGCGCGATGCTGTCGCGTCCGGCGATGGTCGAGACCAGCGGCTCTCCCACCGCCTGCACCGCCAGCACGACGACCACGCCCAGGCCAAGGGCCAGCCAGGTGGCCTGAATACCCTCGGCGACCGCGGCGGAGCGATCGCCGGCACCGAAATGCCGCGACGATCGCGCCGTCGTTCCGTAGGACAGGAAGGTGGCCTGCGAGGCGACCAGACTCAGGACCATCCCGCCGATCGCCAGACCGGCCAGGCCCAGGGCGCCGAGCCGGCCGATGACCGCGGTGTCGAACAACAGATACAGCGGTTCGGCGGCCAACACCACCAGCGCCGGCAGGGCCAGCGCCGCGATCCGTTTGGTGCCGGCGCCGGAATCCTCAGCCAAGGCCGGCGACCAGCCCGGCAACCACGTCCGCTGCCGTGCCGGTGACCGAGTATCCGGCGGCCAGCCGGTGCCCTCCGCCGCCGAATGCCACAGCCACGGCGCTCAGGTCCACCGCCGACTTGGCGCGCATCGACACCGCCCAGC
The window above is part of the Mycolicibacter sp. MU0102 genome. Proteins encoded here:
- a CDS encoding MATE family efflux transporter — encoded protein: MAEDSGAGTKRIAALALPALVVLAAEPLYLLFDTAVIGRLGALGLAGLAIGGMVLSLVASQATFLSYGTTARSSRHFGAGDRSAAVAEGIQATWLALGLGVVVVLAVQAVGEPLVSTIAGRDSIAQAAWAWLRVAILGAPAILVSLAGNGWLRGVQDTARPPRYVVAGFALSALLCPLLVYGALGMPRWGLAGSAVANCVGQWLAALLFLRALYCEPVSCKLDGAVLRAQLVMGRDLIARSLAFQASFVSAAAVAARFGAAALAAHQIVLQLFNFLALALDSLAIAAQALVGAALGASDVRHAKAVAGRVTVFSLVAAAALAAGLALGAHLLPGLFTNDDAVLAAIGVPWWFLVAQLPIAGIVFALDGVLLGAGDTAFMRTATVISALVGFLPLVWLSLAFGWGLAGIWSGLTASLVLRLLFVGWRALSGHWVRAGRP